The sequence below is a genomic window from Candidatus Eremiobacteraceae bacterium.
CACTCGTCAGCAAAGCGCGGCCCGACGTGCTCGTCGATTTCTCGGTCTTTCCGGCAAGCAAAGCCATCGCGCTCGACGCGATCGGTCGCGGCGTGCGGCCGGTGATCGGCGCGTCCGGCTACGGTGCCGGCGACGTGCAAGAGTTGCGCGAAGCGGTCGCGAGCAGCGGCACCGGCTGCGTATTCGCGCCAAATTTCGCGATCGGCGCGGTGCTCATGATTAAGTTTTCGGTCGAAGCCGCGCGCCACTTCGGCGCCGTCGAAATTGTCGAGATGCATGAATCGGGCAAAAAGGACGCGCCATCGGGCACGGCCATGGCCACCGCGCGTGCCATCGGCGCCGTGCGCGCATTCGAACGCGCGCCGACAGCATCGGTGATCGCGCAAGGCGCCCGCGGCGCCGACGTGGGGGGCATCGGCGTCCACAGCCTCCGGATGCCCGGCGTGGTCACTCATCAAGAGGTCCGATTCGGCGGCGACGGCGAGCAGCTCACCATCATGCACGATTCCAGCTCACGATCGTCGTTCATGCCGGGCGTGCTCTTGGCGGTGCGGGCGGCAAAGGGTCTCACTTGCTTTGTCGACGGATTGGGAGAACTGCTTTGAACCGCCCGGCTCGTATCGCCATCGTCGGCGCGGCCGGACTTGTTGGTGAAACTCTCTTGCGCGTGCTCGAGGAACGCGGGTACGCCCCTGAATCCCTCGCGTTGTTCGGCGGGGAGCGGTCGGCGGGCAGCATGCTGACGGCATTCGGCAAACATTGGCCCGTGCGCGCGCTGCGAGAGGAGAGCGATCTCGCCGGCGTCGATGTCGCATTCTTCGCGGCCGATGCTGCGACCAGCACGCGGTTTGCCAAACCGGCGGCTGCGGGTGGCGCGATCGTCATCGATAAGTCGTCGGTCTTCCGGCTGGATCCGGCAGTCCCCCTAGTCGTGCCGGAAGTCAACCCCGGCGCGATCGCCGGCGCGCATCTCGTCGCCAATCCGAACTGCGCCGCCATACCGCTTGCGATGACGCTCGCGCCGATCGCGCGCGCGTTCGGCGTTGCCTGGACCAGCGTCGCGACGTATCAGAGCGTTTCCGGCGCCGGCC
It includes:
- the dapB gene encoding 4-hydroxy-tetrahydrodipicolinate reductase, whose translation is MNTPIRVAVAGAHGKMGAFTISALRAAGGMEYVGGLVRGGPADASEYADLSSLVSKARPDVLVDFSVFPASKAIALDAIGRGVRPVIGASGYGAGDVQELREAVASSGTGCVFAPNFAIGAVLMIKFSVEAARHFGAVEIVEMHESGKKDAPSGTAMATARAIGAVRAFERAPTASVIAQGARGADVGGIGVHSLRMPGVVTHQEVRFGGDGEQLTIMHDSSSRSSFMPGVLLAVRAAKGLTCFVDGLGELL